A segment of the Terriglobales bacterium genome:
CGTGAAGGTGTTTCATGCAGGGACGTCGAAGCGCGACGGGGCTTATTACACGTCCGGCGGGCGCGTGCTGGGAGTGACGGCGCGGGCGCGCGATCTGGAGACGGCAGTCGGGCGGGCGTATGAGGCGTGCGGGAAGATTAATTTTGAGGAGGCGCATTATCGGAGGGATATTGCGGGGAGAGCGCTGAACAAGTAGTCCCGAGTCCTGGGTCGCGAGTCAGTCCAGTATAGGGATCCTTCGACTGCGGTTTTGCTTCGCTTCGCGAAGCGAGATCCTCGCCTCAGGATGACAGTTTACAGGGAGCGGTTTAGAGGGAAAGATGAGCAAACCTCTGGTTTCGATTGTGATGGGCAGTGATTCCGATC
Coding sequences within it:
- a CDS encoding phosphoribosylglycinamide synthetase C domain-containing protein, which translates into the protein VKVFHAGTSKRDGAYYTSGGRVLGVTARARDLETAVGRAYEACGKINFEEAHYRRDIAGRALNK